The Bacteroidota bacterium region TGCAAGTATTTTGCAGTGGATCCAGGATGATATGAGGCGTATTTGAAGCAATGGCGATAAATTCGGCTCCTGCTTTAACCAGGGAGTCCGTCATGAAAGACATCCAGGCTATATAGCCTGAAAGGTCATTTACTTCCAGCAGTCTGGAAGAAATGGACAGATTGGCACTATATAAAATTATTTCCGGATACTCACCTGTTTTCTGCCGAATTAAGCTGGTAATCTGCTGATAATAATAAAGGGTTGATTCCGGTCCGAGGCCTCCGATAATTCCTATTTTTTTCATTTAAATTTCTTATTCATCAAACGATAATCCGGCTTCCCGGTATATATCTTTCAGCTTTGATTCTTCCTTTTCCCAGCAAAGATCCATAGCTGCCCGCTTCAAATTTTCCCGCCACAACCTCAGCACCGTTTCTTCTTTAAGCGTATCATTGATAACCTTTGCCAGCGACTCCGCATTAGGGCAATTCACAGCCCTGCCAATTTCATAAGATTCCACAATCTTTTTCATTTCAGGCAATGCGGAACAAAGGACAGGGATACCGGCCTGAATGTAATCAAAAAGTTTATTGGGCAGTGCATAAGCGTTATTCAGGCAATTGTCTTCTTCCAGCGAAATACCCAGATCTGCTCCCTGGTTGTATCCTCCAAGCAATTCAAAAGGCACTTTACCGGTAAAAATAACCTTTTCAGTTAAGTGTTCTTCTGCGGCCAAGGCTCTTAGCTCAGTTTCAATATCACCGCTGCCAATTAGCAACAATACAGCGTCGTCCACATAGTTCATGGCTTTAACCGCATTTTTCAGTCCACGTCCTAAATTTAACGAACCCTGGTAAACAATGATTTTTGTGCTTCCGAAATCAGTCCGGAGTAAAGGATGAATTTTGCCATTAGAATAAAAAGGGACATTTCTGACCACCTTCATGTGGATTCCGTAAAGGCGGTTTAATTCATCGGCAATGGGCCGGCTGACCGTATAGGAATATCTTATTTTGGGTAAAATAAGCCTTTCTATAAAGCGCCAGGTAGATCTTACAATTGGGCGGCCGTTTAAATGAGGCAGTCCGGTAAAAAATTCATGGCTGTCATAAACCAGCCTGGATCTTTTAAAGAAAGCTGCCAGAGCATTGGCCGGAAGTG contains the following coding sequences:
- a CDS encoding glycosyltransferase, with product MSKKGRAQRIILSVTNDLSVDQRMHRVAQTLLKSGAGVMLVGRKGDGKGFLSSRSYQTKSLRLFFHRSVFFYAEYNIRLFFFLLTRPADILVANDLDTLPANALAAFFKRSRLVYDSHEFFTGLPHLNGRPIVRSTWRFIERLILPKIRYSYTVSRPIADELNRLYGIHMKVVRNVPFYSNGKIHPLLRTDFGSTKIIVYQGSLNLGRGLKNAVKAMNYVDDAVLLLIGSGDIETELRALAAEEHLTEKVIFTGKVPFELLGGYNQGADLGISLEEDNCLNNAYALPNKLFDYIQAGIPVLCSALPEMKKIVESYEIGRAVNCPNAESLAKVINDTLKEETVLRLWRENLKRAAMDLCWEKEESKLKDIYREAGLSFDE